The proteins below are encoded in one region of Coffea arabica cultivar ET-39 chromosome 4c, Coffea Arabica ET-39 HiFi, whole genome shotgun sequence:
- the LOC113738478 gene encoding S-type anion channel SLAH2-like isoform X8 encodes MLPQQQISLILYIYWLHSAILKTSVIGFHHHHYQHFLITSFSPTPHIDGRSFSAPFFQNRHLLLYFTNRSRQMMRCCFFDMDKSEGINLTERDSSERLPSLIEHIAANKVAGFDNIKGKNELNYQPAAMCSHCLSPLSMGTVAAAADGQSDLSQTQRLHSVSISMPSTPAGNHSSNAKKVLFNDSNEIIFSNDASNSAATTNYGGAAELKITKFHSQPMPTGSTSHQVVANGKFPSHPEGPLRNPAINGLKDKRFDTFKTWSGKLERQISNLRGKNREDTHDSNPQENIEVETLPVDRYFDALQGPELDTLRPSEEIILPEDKQWPFLLRYPISSFGICLGVSSQAIMWKALATSTSTKFLHISPDVNLALWCISVALVVIVSSIYFLKVIFYFEAVRREYYHPIRINFFFAPWIALLFLALGVPPSISEKLHAALWYILMFPIFCLELKIYGQWMSGGKRRLSKVANPSNHLSVVGNFVGALLGASMGLKEGPIFFFAIGLAHYMVLFVTLYQRLPTNETLPKELHPVFFLFVAAPSVASMAWANIQGSFDYGSRIAYFIAMFLYFSLAVRINFFRGFRFSLAWWAYTFPMTGAAIATIRFRRKRY; translated from the exons ATGCTCCCTCAACAGCAGATCAGTCTTATCCTTTACATTTATTGGCTCCACTCCGCAATCCTCAAGACCTCAGTAATCGGTTTCCACCACCACCATTATCAACACTTCCTTATCACCTCCTTCTCCCCCACTCCCCATATCGACGGTCGCTCCTTTTCCGCTCCCTTTTTCCAAAATCGGCACCTACTGCTGTATTTCACGAACAGGTCCAGGCAGATGATGCG GTGCTGCTTCTTTGACATGGATAAGAGCGAAGGAATTAACCTCACAGAGAGAGATTCTTCAGAAAGACTTCCTTCACTGATTGAACATATTGCTGCAAATAAAGTGGCTGGATTTGATAACATTAAGGGGAAGAATGAACTGAATTATCAACCAGCTGCCATGTGTTCTCATTGTTTAAGCCCCTTAAGCATG GGAACTGTGGCAGCAGCTGCAGATGGTCAGAGTGATCTTTCTCAGACTCAAAGACTGCATTCTGTTTCTATTAGCATGCCATCTACTCCTGCGGGAAATCATTCCTCAAATGCGAAAAAAGTACTCTTCAATGATAGTAATGAAATAATTTTCAGCAATGATGCTTCAAATTCTGCTGCTACAACCAATTATGGTGGTGCTGCAGAACTAAAAATCACTAAGTTTCATTCTCAGCCAATGCCAACAGGTTCAACATCTCATCAGGTTGTCGCAAATGGCAAATTTCCAAGTCATCCAGAAGGTCCCCTCAGGAATCCTGCAATTAACGGACTAAAGGATAAAAGATTTGACACTTTCAAAACTTGGTCTGGGAAGCTTGAGAGGCAAATATCCAATTTACGTGGAAAGAACAGGGAGGATACACATGATTCCAATCCACAAGAGAATATAGAAGTGGAGACTTTACCTGTGGACCGGTACTTTGATGCCTTGCAGGGGCCTGAACTTGATACACTACGG CCATCTGAGGAGATAATTCTTCCTGAAGATAAGCAGTGGCCCTTTCTTCTTCGCTACCCAATCTCTTCATTTGGTATCTGTCTTGGTGTTAGCAGCCAAGCCATTATGTGGAAAGCCCTTGCAACGTCTACTTCCACAAAATTTCTGCACATAAGCCCGGATGTAAACCTAGCTTTGTGGTGCATATCGGTTGCTCTTGTTGTAATCGTCTCTTCCATTTACTTTCTGAAAGTGATTTTCTACTTTGAAGCAGTTCGGCGAGAATACTATCACCCGATCCGTATCAATTTCTTCTTTGCTCCATGGATAGCACTCCTTTTTTTAGCTCTAGGAGTTCCACCATCAATTTCTGAAAAGCTCCATGCAGCTCTATGGTACATTCTTATGTTTCCAATCTTTTGTCTTGAGCTAAAAATTTATGGACAATGGATGTCAGGAGGAAAGAGGAGGCTTTCAAAGGTGGCCAATCCTTCAAATCATCTCTCagttgttggaaattttgttgGGGCATTGCTTGGCGCATCCATGGGGCTAAAAGAAGGGCCTATTTTCTTCTTTGCTATTGGATTGGCTCATTACATGGTCTTATTTGTCACTCTCTACCAAAGACTTCCAACAAATGAGACACTTCCAAAGGAGCTTCACCCAGTATTCTTTTTGTTTGTTGCAGCACCTAGTGTTGCTTCTATGGCGTGGGCGAACATTCAGGGATCCTTTGATTATGGATCACGGATTGCTTACTTCATTGCTATGTTCCTCTATTTCTCGCTG GCTGTTCGCATTAACTTTTTCCGAGGCTTCAG GTTTTCTTTGGCATGGTGGGCGTACACTTTTCCAATGACTGGAGCTGCCATTGCCACAATCAG ATTCAGAAGAAAAAGATATTGA
- the LOC113738478 gene encoding S-type anion channel SLAH3-like isoform X7 has translation MLPQQQISLILYIYWLHSAILKTSVIGFHHHHYQHFLITSFSPTPHIDGRSFSAPFFQNRHLLLYFTNRSRQMMRCCFFDMDKSEGINLTERDSSERLPSLIEHIAANKVAGFDNIKGKNELNYQPAAMCSHCLSPLSMGTVAAAADGQSDLSQTQRLHSVSISMPSTPAGNHSSNAKKVLFNDSNEIIFSNDASNSAATTNYGGAAELKITKFHSQPMPTGSTSHQVVANGKFPSHPEGPLRNPAINGLKDKRFDTFKTWSGKLERQISNLRGKNREDTHDSNPQENIEVETLPVDRYFDALQGPELDTLRPSEEIILPEDKQWPFLLRYPISSFGICLGVSSQAIMWKALATSTSTKFLHISPDVNLALWCISVALVVIVSSIYFLKVIFYFEAVRREYYHPIRINFFFAPWIALLFLALGVPPSISEKLHAALWYILMFPIFCLELKIYGQWMSGGKRRLSKVANPSNHLSVVGNFVGALLGASMGLKEGPIFFFAIGLAHYMHLVLLLWRGRTFRDPLIMDHGLLTSLLCSSISRWLFALTFSEASGTVFFGMVGVHFSNDWSCHCHNQVFKCGNQCSDKMFNCDTMCYCNTHSNCTARNNNHPCFRA, from the exons ATGCTCCCTCAACAGCAGATCAGTCTTATCCTTTACATTTATTGGCTCCACTCCGCAATCCTCAAGACCTCAGTAATCGGTTTCCACCACCACCATTATCAACACTTCCTTATCACCTCCTTCTCCCCCACTCCCCATATCGACGGTCGCTCCTTTTCCGCTCCCTTTTTCCAAAATCGGCACCTACTGCTGTATTTCACGAACAGGTCCAGGCAGATGATGCG GTGCTGCTTCTTTGACATGGATAAGAGCGAAGGAATTAACCTCACAGAGAGAGATTCTTCAGAAAGACTTCCTTCACTGATTGAACATATTGCTGCAAATAAAGTGGCTGGATTTGATAACATTAAGGGGAAGAATGAACTGAATTATCAACCAGCTGCCATGTGTTCTCATTGTTTAAGCCCCTTAAGCATG GGAACTGTGGCAGCAGCTGCAGATGGTCAGAGTGATCTTTCTCAGACTCAAAGACTGCATTCTGTTTCTATTAGCATGCCATCTACTCCTGCGGGAAATCATTCCTCAAATGCGAAAAAAGTACTCTTCAATGATAGTAATGAAATAATTTTCAGCAATGATGCTTCAAATTCTGCTGCTACAACCAATTATGGTGGTGCTGCAGAACTAAAAATCACTAAGTTTCATTCTCAGCCAATGCCAACAGGTTCAACATCTCATCAGGTTGTCGCAAATGGCAAATTTCCAAGTCATCCAGAAGGTCCCCTCAGGAATCCTGCAATTAACGGACTAAAGGATAAAAGATTTGACACTTTCAAAACTTGGTCTGGGAAGCTTGAGAGGCAAATATCCAATTTACGTGGAAAGAACAGGGAGGATACACATGATTCCAATCCACAAGAGAATATAGAAGTGGAGACTTTACCTGTGGACCGGTACTTTGATGCCTTGCAGGGGCCTGAACTTGATACACTACGG CCATCTGAGGAGATAATTCTTCCTGAAGATAAGCAGTGGCCCTTTCTTCTTCGCTACCCAATCTCTTCATTTGGTATCTGTCTTGGTGTTAGCAGCCAAGCCATTATGTGGAAAGCCCTTGCAACGTCTACTTCCACAAAATTTCTGCACATAAGCCCGGATGTAAACCTAGCTTTGTGGTGCATATCGGTTGCTCTTGTTGTAATCGTCTCTTCCATTTACTTTCTGAAAGTGATTTTCTACTTTGAAGCAGTTCGGCGAGAATACTATCACCCGATCCGTATCAATTTCTTCTTTGCTCCATGGATAGCACTCCTTTTTTTAGCTCTAGGAGTTCCACCATCAATTTCTGAAAAGCTCCATGCAGCTCTATGGTACATTCTTATGTTTCCAATCTTTTGTCTTGAGCTAAAAATTTATGGACAATGGATGTCAGGAGGAAAGAGGAGGCTTTCAAAGGTGGCCAATCCTTCAAATCATCTCTCagttgttggaaattttgttgGGGCATTGCTTGGCGCATCCATGGGGCTAAAAGAAGGGCCTATTTTCTTCTTTGCTATTGGATTGGCTCATTACATG CACCTAGTGTTGCTTCTATGGCGTGGGCGAACATTCAGGGATCCTTTGATTATGGATCACGGATTGCTTACTTCATTGCTATGTTCCTCTATTTCTCGCTG GCTGTTCGCATTAACTTTTTCCGAGGCTTCAGGTACG GTTTTCTTTGGCATGGTGGGCGTACACTTTTCCAATGACTGGAGCTGCCATTGCCACAATCAGGTATTCAAATGTGGTAACCAATGTAGTGACAAAATGTTTAACTGTGATACTATGTGTTACTGCAACACTCACAGTAACTGCACTGCTCGTAACAACAATCATCCATGCTTTCGTGCTTAG
- the LOC113738478 gene encoding S-type anion channel SLAH3-like isoform X12 — protein sequence MLPQQQISLILYIYWLHSAILKTSVIGFHHHHYQHFLITSFSPTPHIDGRSFSAPFFQNRHLLLYFTNRSRQMMRCCFFDMDKSEGINLTERDSSERLPSLIEHIAANKVAGFDNIKGKNELNYQPAAMCSHCLSPLSMGTVAAAADGQSDLSQTQRLHSVSISMPSTPAGNHSSNAKKVLFNDSNEIIFSNDASNSAATTNYGGAAELKITKFHSQPMPTGSTSHQVVANGKFPSHPEGPLRNPAINGLKDKRFDTFKTWSGKLERQISNLRGKNREDTHDSNPQENIEVETLPVDRYFDALQGPELDTLRPSEEIILPEDKQWPFLLRYPISSFGICLGVSSQAIMWKALATSTSTKFLHISPDVNLALWCISVALVVIVSSIYFLKVIFYFEAVRREYYHPIRINFFFAPWIALLFLALGVPPSISEKLHAALWYILMFPIFCLELKIYGQWMSGGKRRLSKVANPSNHLSVVGNFVGALLGASMGLKEGPIFFFAIGLAHYMHLVLLLWRGRTFRDPLIMDHGLLTSLLCSSISRWLFALTFSEASGTVFFGMVGVHFSNDWSCHCHNQKPLSQ from the exons ATGCTCCCTCAACAGCAGATCAGTCTTATCCTTTACATTTATTGGCTCCACTCCGCAATCCTCAAGACCTCAGTAATCGGTTTCCACCACCACCATTATCAACACTTCCTTATCACCTCCTTCTCCCCCACTCCCCATATCGACGGTCGCTCCTTTTCCGCTCCCTTTTTCCAAAATCGGCACCTACTGCTGTATTTCACGAACAGGTCCAGGCAGATGATGCG GTGCTGCTTCTTTGACATGGATAAGAGCGAAGGAATTAACCTCACAGAGAGAGATTCTTCAGAAAGACTTCCTTCACTGATTGAACATATTGCTGCAAATAAAGTGGCTGGATTTGATAACATTAAGGGGAAGAATGAACTGAATTATCAACCAGCTGCCATGTGTTCTCATTGTTTAAGCCCCTTAAGCATG GGAACTGTGGCAGCAGCTGCAGATGGTCAGAGTGATCTTTCTCAGACTCAAAGACTGCATTCTGTTTCTATTAGCATGCCATCTACTCCTGCGGGAAATCATTCCTCAAATGCGAAAAAAGTACTCTTCAATGATAGTAATGAAATAATTTTCAGCAATGATGCTTCAAATTCTGCTGCTACAACCAATTATGGTGGTGCTGCAGAACTAAAAATCACTAAGTTTCATTCTCAGCCAATGCCAACAGGTTCAACATCTCATCAGGTTGTCGCAAATGGCAAATTTCCAAGTCATCCAGAAGGTCCCCTCAGGAATCCTGCAATTAACGGACTAAAGGATAAAAGATTTGACACTTTCAAAACTTGGTCTGGGAAGCTTGAGAGGCAAATATCCAATTTACGTGGAAAGAACAGGGAGGATACACATGATTCCAATCCACAAGAGAATATAGAAGTGGAGACTTTACCTGTGGACCGGTACTTTGATGCCTTGCAGGGGCCTGAACTTGATACACTACGG CCATCTGAGGAGATAATTCTTCCTGAAGATAAGCAGTGGCCCTTTCTTCTTCGCTACCCAATCTCTTCATTTGGTATCTGTCTTGGTGTTAGCAGCCAAGCCATTATGTGGAAAGCCCTTGCAACGTCTACTTCCACAAAATTTCTGCACATAAGCCCGGATGTAAACCTAGCTTTGTGGTGCATATCGGTTGCTCTTGTTGTAATCGTCTCTTCCATTTACTTTCTGAAAGTGATTTTCTACTTTGAAGCAGTTCGGCGAGAATACTATCACCCGATCCGTATCAATTTCTTCTTTGCTCCATGGATAGCACTCCTTTTTTTAGCTCTAGGAGTTCCACCATCAATTTCTGAAAAGCTCCATGCAGCTCTATGGTACATTCTTATGTTTCCAATCTTTTGTCTTGAGCTAAAAATTTATGGACAATGGATGTCAGGAGGAAAGAGGAGGCTTTCAAAGGTGGCCAATCCTTCAAATCATCTCTCagttgttggaaattttgttgGGGCATTGCTTGGCGCATCCATGGGGCTAAAAGAAGGGCCTATTTTCTTCTTTGCTATTGGATTGGCTCATTACATG CACCTAGTGTTGCTTCTATGGCGTGGGCGAACATTCAGGGATCCTTTGATTATGGATCACGGATTGCTTACTTCATTGCTATGTTCCTCTATTTCTCGCTG GCTGTTCGCATTAACTTTTTCCGAGGCTTCAGGTACG GTTTTCTTTGGCATGGTGGGCGTACACTTTTCCAATGACTGGAGCTGCCATTGCCACAATCAG AAACCTCTTTCCCAATGA
- the LOC113738478 gene encoding S-type anion channel SLAH2-like isoform X10: MLPQQQISLILYIYWLHSAILKTSVIGFHHHHYQHFLITSFSPTPHIDGRSFSAPFFQNRHLLLYFTNRSRQMMRCCFFDMDKSEGINLTERDSSERLPSLIEHIAANKVAGFDNIKGKNELNYQPAAMCSHCLSPLSMGTVAAAADGQSDLSQTQRLHSVSISMPSTPAGNHSSNAKKVLFNDSNEIIFSNDASNSAATTNYGGAAELKITKFHSQPMPTGSTSHQVVANGKFPSHPEGPLRNPAINGLKDKRFDTFKTWSGKLERQISNLRGKNREDTHDSNPQENIEVETLPVDRYFDALQGPELDTLRPSEEIILPEDKQWPFLLRYPISSFGICLGVSSQAIMWKALATSTSTKFLHISPDVNLALWCISVALVVIVSSIYFLKVIFYFEAVRREYYHPIRINFFFAPWIALLFLALGVPPSISEKLHAALWYILMFPIFCLELKIYGQWMSGGKRRLSKVANPSNHLSVVGNFVGALLGASMGLKEGPIFFFAIGLAHYMVLFVTLYQRLPTNETLPKELHPVFFLFVAAPSVASMAWANIQGSFDYGSRIAYFIAMFLYFSLAVRINFFRGFRYGFLWHGGRTLFQ; encoded by the exons ATGCTCCCTCAACAGCAGATCAGTCTTATCCTTTACATTTATTGGCTCCACTCCGCAATCCTCAAGACCTCAGTAATCGGTTTCCACCACCACCATTATCAACACTTCCTTATCACCTCCTTCTCCCCCACTCCCCATATCGACGGTCGCTCCTTTTCCGCTCCCTTTTTCCAAAATCGGCACCTACTGCTGTATTTCACGAACAGGTCCAGGCAGATGATGCG GTGCTGCTTCTTTGACATGGATAAGAGCGAAGGAATTAACCTCACAGAGAGAGATTCTTCAGAAAGACTTCCTTCACTGATTGAACATATTGCTGCAAATAAAGTGGCTGGATTTGATAACATTAAGGGGAAGAATGAACTGAATTATCAACCAGCTGCCATGTGTTCTCATTGTTTAAGCCCCTTAAGCATG GGAACTGTGGCAGCAGCTGCAGATGGTCAGAGTGATCTTTCTCAGACTCAAAGACTGCATTCTGTTTCTATTAGCATGCCATCTACTCCTGCGGGAAATCATTCCTCAAATGCGAAAAAAGTACTCTTCAATGATAGTAATGAAATAATTTTCAGCAATGATGCTTCAAATTCTGCTGCTACAACCAATTATGGTGGTGCTGCAGAACTAAAAATCACTAAGTTTCATTCTCAGCCAATGCCAACAGGTTCAACATCTCATCAGGTTGTCGCAAATGGCAAATTTCCAAGTCATCCAGAAGGTCCCCTCAGGAATCCTGCAATTAACGGACTAAAGGATAAAAGATTTGACACTTTCAAAACTTGGTCTGGGAAGCTTGAGAGGCAAATATCCAATTTACGTGGAAAGAACAGGGAGGATACACATGATTCCAATCCACAAGAGAATATAGAAGTGGAGACTTTACCTGTGGACCGGTACTTTGATGCCTTGCAGGGGCCTGAACTTGATACACTACGG CCATCTGAGGAGATAATTCTTCCTGAAGATAAGCAGTGGCCCTTTCTTCTTCGCTACCCAATCTCTTCATTTGGTATCTGTCTTGGTGTTAGCAGCCAAGCCATTATGTGGAAAGCCCTTGCAACGTCTACTTCCACAAAATTTCTGCACATAAGCCCGGATGTAAACCTAGCTTTGTGGTGCATATCGGTTGCTCTTGTTGTAATCGTCTCTTCCATTTACTTTCTGAAAGTGATTTTCTACTTTGAAGCAGTTCGGCGAGAATACTATCACCCGATCCGTATCAATTTCTTCTTTGCTCCATGGATAGCACTCCTTTTTTTAGCTCTAGGAGTTCCACCATCAATTTCTGAAAAGCTCCATGCAGCTCTATGGTACATTCTTATGTTTCCAATCTTTTGTCTTGAGCTAAAAATTTATGGACAATGGATGTCAGGAGGAAAGAGGAGGCTTTCAAAGGTGGCCAATCCTTCAAATCATCTCTCagttgttggaaattttgttgGGGCATTGCTTGGCGCATCCATGGGGCTAAAAGAAGGGCCTATTTTCTTCTTTGCTATTGGATTGGCTCATTACATGGTCTTATTTGTCACTCTCTACCAAAGACTTCCAACAAATGAGACACTTCCAAAGGAGCTTCACCCAGTATTCTTTTTGTTTGTTGCAGCACCTAGTGTTGCTTCTATGGCGTGGGCGAACATTCAGGGATCCTTTGATTATGGATCACGGATTGCTTACTTCATTGCTATGTTCCTCTATTTCTCGCTG GCTGTTCGCATTAACTTTTTCCGAGGCTTCAGGTACG GTTTTCTTTGGCATGGTGGGCGTACACTTTTCCAATGA
- the LOC113738478 gene encoding S-type anion channel SLAH3-like isoform X9 has protein sequence MLPQQQISLILYIYWLHSAILKTSVIGFHHHHYQHFLITSFSPTPHIDGRSFSAPFFQNRHLLLYFTNRSRQMMRCCFFDMDKSEGINLTERDSSERLPSLIEHIAANKVAGFDNIKGKNELNYQPAAMCSHCLSPLSMGTVAAAADGQSDLSQTQRLHSVSISMPSTPAGNHSSNAKKVLFNDSNEIIFSNDASNSAATTNYGGAAELKITKFHSQPMPTGSTSHQVVANGKFPSHPEGPLRNPAINGLKDKRFDTFKTWSGKLERQISNLRGKNREDTHDSNPQENIEVETLPVDRYFDALQGPELDTLRPSEEIILPEDKQWPFLLRYPISSFGICLGVSSQAIMWKALATSTSTKFLHISPDVNLALWCISVALVVIVSSIYFLKVIFYFEAVRREYYHPIRINFFFAPWIALLFLALGVPPSISEKLHAALWYILMFPIFCLELKIYGQWMSGGKRRLSKVANPSNHLSVVGNFVGALLGASMGLKEGPIFFFAIGLAHYMHLVLLLWRGRTFRDPLIMDHGLLTSLLCSSISRWLFALTFSEASGTVFFGMVGVHFSNDWSCHCHNQIQKKKILKLLMSRQEKFELLA, from the exons ATGCTCCCTCAACAGCAGATCAGTCTTATCCTTTACATTTATTGGCTCCACTCCGCAATCCTCAAGACCTCAGTAATCGGTTTCCACCACCACCATTATCAACACTTCCTTATCACCTCCTTCTCCCCCACTCCCCATATCGACGGTCGCTCCTTTTCCGCTCCCTTTTTCCAAAATCGGCACCTACTGCTGTATTTCACGAACAGGTCCAGGCAGATGATGCG GTGCTGCTTCTTTGACATGGATAAGAGCGAAGGAATTAACCTCACAGAGAGAGATTCTTCAGAAAGACTTCCTTCACTGATTGAACATATTGCTGCAAATAAAGTGGCTGGATTTGATAACATTAAGGGGAAGAATGAACTGAATTATCAACCAGCTGCCATGTGTTCTCATTGTTTAAGCCCCTTAAGCATG GGAACTGTGGCAGCAGCTGCAGATGGTCAGAGTGATCTTTCTCAGACTCAAAGACTGCATTCTGTTTCTATTAGCATGCCATCTACTCCTGCGGGAAATCATTCCTCAAATGCGAAAAAAGTACTCTTCAATGATAGTAATGAAATAATTTTCAGCAATGATGCTTCAAATTCTGCTGCTACAACCAATTATGGTGGTGCTGCAGAACTAAAAATCACTAAGTTTCATTCTCAGCCAATGCCAACAGGTTCAACATCTCATCAGGTTGTCGCAAATGGCAAATTTCCAAGTCATCCAGAAGGTCCCCTCAGGAATCCTGCAATTAACGGACTAAAGGATAAAAGATTTGACACTTTCAAAACTTGGTCTGGGAAGCTTGAGAGGCAAATATCCAATTTACGTGGAAAGAACAGGGAGGATACACATGATTCCAATCCACAAGAGAATATAGAAGTGGAGACTTTACCTGTGGACCGGTACTTTGATGCCTTGCAGGGGCCTGAACTTGATACACTACGG CCATCTGAGGAGATAATTCTTCCTGAAGATAAGCAGTGGCCCTTTCTTCTTCGCTACCCAATCTCTTCATTTGGTATCTGTCTTGGTGTTAGCAGCCAAGCCATTATGTGGAAAGCCCTTGCAACGTCTACTTCCACAAAATTTCTGCACATAAGCCCGGATGTAAACCTAGCTTTGTGGTGCATATCGGTTGCTCTTGTTGTAATCGTCTCTTCCATTTACTTTCTGAAAGTGATTTTCTACTTTGAAGCAGTTCGGCGAGAATACTATCACCCGATCCGTATCAATTTCTTCTTTGCTCCATGGATAGCACTCCTTTTTTTAGCTCTAGGAGTTCCACCATCAATTTCTGAAAAGCTCCATGCAGCTCTATGGTACATTCTTATGTTTCCAATCTTTTGTCTTGAGCTAAAAATTTATGGACAATGGATGTCAGGAGGAAAGAGGAGGCTTTCAAAGGTGGCCAATCCTTCAAATCATCTCTCagttgttggaaattttgttgGGGCATTGCTTGGCGCATCCATGGGGCTAAAAGAAGGGCCTATTTTCTTCTTTGCTATTGGATTGGCTCATTACATG CACCTAGTGTTGCTTCTATGGCGTGGGCGAACATTCAGGGATCCTTTGATTATGGATCACGGATTGCTTACTTCATTGCTATGTTCCTCTATTTCTCGCTG GCTGTTCGCATTAACTTTTTCCGAGGCTTCAGGTACG GTTTTCTTTGGCATGGTGGGCGTACACTTTTCCAATGACTGGAGCTGCCATTGCCACAATCAG ATTCAGAAGAAAAAGATATTGAAGCTTCTAATGAGTCGGCAGGAAAAGTTTGAACTTCTGGCATAA
- the LOC113738478 gene encoding S-type anion channel SLAH3-like isoform X13: protein MLPQQQISLILYIYWLHSAILKTSVIGFHHHHYQHFLITSFSPTPHIDGRSFSAPFFQNRHLLLYFTNRSRQMMRCCFFDMDKSEGINLTERDSSERLPSLIEHIAANKVAGFDNIKGKNELNYQPAAMCSHCLSPLSMGTVAAAADGQSDLSQTQRLHSVSISMPSTPAGNHSSNAKKVLFNDSNEIIFSNDASNSAATTNYGGAAELKITKFHSQPMPTGSTSHQVVANGKFPSHPEGPLRNPAINGLKDKRFDTFKTWSGKLERQISNLRGKNREDTHDSNPQENIEVETLPVDRYFDALQGPELDTLRPSEEIILPEDKQWPFLLRYPISSFGICLGVSSQAIMWKALATSTSTKFLHISPDVNLALWCISVALVVIVSSIYFLKVIFYFEAVRREYYHPIRINFFFAPWIALLFLALGVPPSISEKLHAALWYILMFPIFCLELKIYGQWMSGGKRRLSKVANPSNHLSVVGNFVGALLGASMGLKEGPIFFFAIGLAHYMHLVLLLWRGRTFRDPLIMDHGLLTSLLCSSISRWLFALTFSEASGFLWHGGRTLFQ from the exons ATGCTCCCTCAACAGCAGATCAGTCTTATCCTTTACATTTATTGGCTCCACTCCGCAATCCTCAAGACCTCAGTAATCGGTTTCCACCACCACCATTATCAACACTTCCTTATCACCTCCTTCTCCCCCACTCCCCATATCGACGGTCGCTCCTTTTCCGCTCCCTTTTTCCAAAATCGGCACCTACTGCTGTATTTCACGAACAGGTCCAGGCAGATGATGCG GTGCTGCTTCTTTGACATGGATAAGAGCGAAGGAATTAACCTCACAGAGAGAGATTCTTCAGAAAGACTTCCTTCACTGATTGAACATATTGCTGCAAATAAAGTGGCTGGATTTGATAACATTAAGGGGAAGAATGAACTGAATTATCAACCAGCTGCCATGTGTTCTCATTGTTTAAGCCCCTTAAGCATG GGAACTGTGGCAGCAGCTGCAGATGGTCAGAGTGATCTTTCTCAGACTCAAAGACTGCATTCTGTTTCTATTAGCATGCCATCTACTCCTGCGGGAAATCATTCCTCAAATGCGAAAAAAGTACTCTTCAATGATAGTAATGAAATAATTTTCAGCAATGATGCTTCAAATTCTGCTGCTACAACCAATTATGGTGGTGCTGCAGAACTAAAAATCACTAAGTTTCATTCTCAGCCAATGCCAACAGGTTCAACATCTCATCAGGTTGTCGCAAATGGCAAATTTCCAAGTCATCCAGAAGGTCCCCTCAGGAATCCTGCAATTAACGGACTAAAGGATAAAAGATTTGACACTTTCAAAACTTGGTCTGGGAAGCTTGAGAGGCAAATATCCAATTTACGTGGAAAGAACAGGGAGGATACACATGATTCCAATCCACAAGAGAATATAGAAGTGGAGACTTTACCTGTGGACCGGTACTTTGATGCCTTGCAGGGGCCTGAACTTGATACACTACGG CCATCTGAGGAGATAATTCTTCCTGAAGATAAGCAGTGGCCCTTTCTTCTTCGCTACCCAATCTCTTCATTTGGTATCTGTCTTGGTGTTAGCAGCCAAGCCATTATGTGGAAAGCCCTTGCAACGTCTACTTCCACAAAATTTCTGCACATAAGCCCGGATGTAAACCTAGCTTTGTGGTGCATATCGGTTGCTCTTGTTGTAATCGTCTCTTCCATTTACTTTCTGAAAGTGATTTTCTACTTTGAAGCAGTTCGGCGAGAATACTATCACCCGATCCGTATCAATTTCTTCTTTGCTCCATGGATAGCACTCCTTTTTTTAGCTCTAGGAGTTCCACCATCAATTTCTGAAAAGCTCCATGCAGCTCTATGGTACATTCTTATGTTTCCAATCTTTTGTCTTGAGCTAAAAATTTATGGACAATGGATGTCAGGAGGAAAGAGGAGGCTTTCAAAGGTGGCCAATCCTTCAAATCATCTCTCagttgttggaaattttgttgGGGCATTGCTTGGCGCATCCATGGGGCTAAAAGAAGGGCCTATTTTCTTCTTTGCTATTGGATTGGCTCATTACATG CACCTAGTGTTGCTTCTATGGCGTGGGCGAACATTCAGGGATCCTTTGATTATGGATCACGGATTGCTTACTTCATTGCTATGTTCCTCTATTTCTCGCTG GCTGTTCGCATTAACTTTTTCCGAGGCTTCAG GTTTTCTTTGGCATGGTGGGCGTACACTTTTCCAATGA